The following DNA comes from Flavisolibacter ginsenosidimutans.
TTACCCAGGCCTCCAGAAAATAACCGCCCAACACCATGAGCGTTACCCAGGCAATGCTGCCCACAATGTTGTAAAAAATAAAGGTGGCACGGTTCATTTCTACAATGCCCGCCACGATGGGCGCAAAGGTTCGGATTATGGGCAGAAACTTGGCAAGAAAGATGGTGCCTTTGCCGTATTGCTCGTAAAAATCATGCGCCCTTGCCAAATGCTTTTTCTTAAAGTACCACGACTCTTTGCGGTGAAACAAAACCGGACCCGTTTTGCGGCCAAACCAATAACCCACCATGTTGCCCAAAAACGAAGCAATGATGATGAGCACGACCACGATGCTGTAATGCAGGTTGTAAAAAAGATCGGGGCGCATTTTTAAATAAATGCCTGCGGTAAAAAGCAGGGAGTCGCCGGGGAGAAAAAAACCGATAAACAAACCGGTTTCGGCAAACACCACAAACAGTAAAAAGAAGAAGCCGCCGTGGAGCATGATCCAGGTGACAAGATTGTTTAAAAATCCGTCTAAAAGCACGATATCCAAAAGATGTGTCATTCCGGTTTAGGATTTAATGTTTCAAGTTTAGCGTTTTGGTTTCTCTTTTATCCTACGCTTTCTTCCTGCATATTGTTTATTGCCAACTGGCTACTGCTCCCTTTCAACTCTCCTTCCCACTTGCTTACAACGCTTGTTGCCAGCGCATTTCCGAGTACGTTGGTCATGGTGCGGAACATGTCGCAAAAATGATCAATGGGCAAGATAAGTGCAACGCCGATGGGCGGGATGTTGAACATGGCACAGGTAGCCAAAACAACAACCAGCGAAGCCCGCGGCACACCTGCGATGCCTTTGCTTGTTAGCATCAACACGAGCAACATCACAATTTGTGTTTCAATGGGCATGTGCACCTGATAGGCCTGTGCAATGGCCAGCGATGCAAAGGTCATGTACATCATGCTACCGTCAAGATTAAAGGAATAACCAAGCGGCAGCACAAAGGAAACAATACGGTCGCGGCAGCCAAAGCGTTCCAGTTCTTCTGTAAGTTTTGGAAAAACGGCTTCGCTGCTGGTTGTGCTAAAGGCAACAAGCATCGGACTTCCAATTCGTTTCAGCAATTCCGGCATTCGCCTTTGCAACACCAGAAAGCCTACGCCAATTAAAACAACCCACAACACCGCAATGCCCAGGAGAAAGAAAGCGAAATATTTAAAGTAAAAATTAAAGATGCCAAGACCTTTTGTAGCCACGACTGCGGCAATAGCGCCAAAAACGCCAAGCGGCGCAAAGTTCATCACGTAATTCACCATTTTTAAAATGATGTGAGATGCGATTTCAAGGGCTTTGATCAACGGCTTTGTATAATCTCCGATAGCCGATGCGGCCACGCCAAAGAATACGGAGAAAACAACGAGTTGCAACATTTCGTTGTTGGCCATTGCCTCCACAAAACTTTTGGGTATGACGTGCTCCACAAAGTTTTGCGCGGAGAATGCTTTCTGCCCGCCTTTCAGAGCTTCTACACCAGCAACATCAGCTTGTGATAAAGAGATGTATTGGCCGGGCTGAAAATAATTCACGAGAATCATTCCGATGAACAAGGAAACAAGCGAAGCA
Coding sequences within:
- a CDS encoding DedA family protein, whose translation is MTHLLDIVLLDGFLNNLVTWIMLHGGFFFLLFVVFAETGLFIGFFLPGDSLLFTAGIYLKMRPDLFYNLHYSIVVVLIIIASFLGNMVGYWFGRKTGPVLFHRKESWYFKKKHLARAHDFYEQYGKGTIFLAKFLPIIRTFAPIVAGIVEMNRATFIFYNIVGSIAWVTLMVLGGYFLEAWVKERFHFSLTEYIDVIAIGIILITTLPILYKLFFTKKKAAPANDNNSAAK
- a CDS encoding dicarboxylate/amino acid:cation symporter; the encoded protein is MKKKSRLTTYIFLAMILGVLTGYLFNRFGGGHQISYTAKADYTGADTLRINTSSGTVTQVLFVVKDSAQYRKVKDSVPAVRVAVGGKETIVQSADRVESIQAVPKNGVAEITAQKTFADYVKLLSTIFIRLVQMIISPLVFTTLVVGIAKLGDLKTVGRVGGKAILWFITASLVSLFIGMILVNYFQPGQYISLSQADVAGVEALKGGQKAFSAQNFVEHVIPKSFVEAMANNEMLQLVVFSVFFGVAASAIGDYTKPLIKALEIASHIILKMVNYVMNFAPLGVFGAIAAVVATKGLGIFNFYFKYFAFFLLGIAVLWVVLIGVGFLVLQRRMPELLKRIGSPMLVAFSTTSSEAVFPKLTEELERFGCRDRIVSFVLPLGYSFNLDGSMMYMTFASLAIAQAYQVHMPIETQIVMLLVLMLTSKGIAGVPRASLVVVLATCAMFNIPPIGVALILPIDHFCDMFRTMTNVLGNALATSVVSKWEGELKGSSSQLAINNMQEESVG